Proteins encoded together in one Thalassotalea crassostreae window:
- the msrP gene encoding protein-methionine-sulfoxide reductase catalytic subunit MsrP, whose amino-acid sequence MIKIKRSYDLSENQVTDESVYNNRRQFIKQMGFVGAGALLSSDLLAAKIAHARSADEYNRKPITYSASANKSLDKLTPENKVITHNNFYEFGSQKDQPAKLAKDFNPDPWQLKISGECEKPYTLDYQDLFTSFDIEERIYRLRCVEAWSMVIPWQGFELANLIKKAMPTSKAKYVAFKTLYDPKRMPGQKSRYLGGGIKYPYVEGLRIDEAMNPLTLMSVGLYGKTLAGQNGAPVRLVVPWKYGFKSIKSIVEIKLVERMPDTTWNILAPNEYGFYANVNPEVDHPRWSQASERRLTGGGLFSRNRIDTKLFNGYGEQVADMYQGMNLVKNY is encoded by the coding sequence ATGATTAAGATAAAGCGCAGTTATGATTTAAGCGAAAACCAAGTTACCGATGAGTCGGTATACAATAATCGACGTCAGTTTATTAAACAAATGGGCTTTGTTGGCGCAGGTGCTTTATTAAGCTCTGATCTTTTAGCCGCTAAAATCGCTCATGCTAGATCCGCTGACGAATATAATCGAAAACCAATTACCTATTCAGCCTCAGCGAATAAAAGTTTAGATAAGCTCACCCCTGAGAATAAGGTTATTACTCATAATAATTTTTATGAATTTGGATCTCAAAAAGATCAACCTGCCAAACTTGCAAAGGACTTTAACCCTGATCCTTGGCAATTAAAGATAAGTGGAGAGTGTGAAAAACCGTATACCTTAGATTATCAGGATTTATTCACCAGTTTTGACATTGAAGAACGAATTTACCGATTGCGCTGTGTAGAAGCGTGGTCAATGGTTATACCGTGGCAAGGCTTTGAATTAGCCAATTTAATTAAGAAAGCAATGCCAACTTCTAAAGCTAAGTATGTAGCATTTAAAACCCTATACGATCCAAAACGCATGCCAGGACAAAAGAGTCGCTATCTAGGCGGAGGTATTAAATACCCTTACGTCGAAGGTTTGCGTATTGATGAAGCAATGAATCCATTAACACTGATGTCTGTAGGTCTTTATGGTAAAACATTAGCAGGACAAAACGGTGCACCGGTTCGTCTTGTTGTACCATGGAAATATGGCTTCAAAAGCATAAAGTCTATTGTTGAAATTAAATTGGTCGAACGCATGCCAGATACTACTTGGAATATATTGGCACCGAATGAATATGGTTTCTATGCTAATGTGAATCCTGAAGTTGATCATCCTCGTTGGTCCCAAGCAAGTGAGCGCCGACTTACTGGTGGTGGCTTATTTTCACGTAATCGTATTGATACTAAGCTATTCAATGGTTATGGCGAACAAGTTGCTGATATGTATCAGGGGATGAATTTAGTTAAAAATTACTAA
- the msrQ gene encoding protein-methionine-sulfoxide reductase heme-binding subunit MsrQ produces the protein MKLTQSDIVILCKTLIHCLALGFLSVYYYLAIIDQLGGDPVEAIIHFTGIGALNLLLITLLVSPVAKRLKQSWLMQCRRLLGLYAFVYALCHLANFIFFELQFDFSLLVAEIIERPYITVGMAAFVIILLLALTSPKIVQRKMKRNWQKLHNFNYILVVLVCIHFYWSVKSEIIEPSIYIIVSAFLLYLRRDKIKRWLKP, from the coding sequence ATGAAACTTACCCAATCTGATATAGTAATTCTGTGTAAAACATTGATTCATTGTTTAGCACTTGGTTTTTTAAGTGTTTATTACTATTTGGCGATAATCGATCAACTTGGTGGAGACCCAGTAGAAGCGATAATTCACTTTACCGGTATTGGTGCCTTGAATTTACTGTTAATTACCTTGCTTGTATCGCCTGTTGCGAAACGGTTGAAACAATCTTGGTTAATGCAGTGTCGACGTTTATTAGGGTTATACGCGTTTGTTTATGCACTGTGTCATTTAGCTAACTTTATTTTCTTTGAATTACAGTTTGATTTTTCCTTGTTGGTTGCTGAAATCATAGAGCGGCCTTATATCACTGTGGGCATGGCTGCGTTTGTGATCATTTTATTGCTCGCCCTTACTTCTCCGAAAATAGTGCAACGTAAAATGAAACGTAACTGGCAGAAGTTACATAACTTCAATTACATACTTGTGGTTTTGGTATGCATTCACTTCTATTGGTCGGTTAAGTCTGAGATTATCGAGCCATCAATTTACATTATTGTAAGCGCATTTTTACTGTATTTACGCCGAGATAAAATCAAGCGTTGGTTAAAACCTTAA
- a CDS encoding RluA family pseudouridine synthase, producing the protein MDEPQTVREIHLNITDGDKNVVALLSDAAKLSHQEIKQAMQKGCVWHTRNKHTQRLRRSKKALNIGDEIHMYHNPDILNQSVQAAQLLKDEGDYSVWYKPYGMLCQGSKWSDHTTINRFVGTNLKPQRPAFLVHRLDRATTGVMVIAHSKHKARFLAQAFEQRQTEKYYQAIVHGKFEHSENPLTIDLDIDSKKAVSHVRLISFDMNANCSLVEVKIDTGRKHQIRKHLAAIDFPIVGDRLHGIADNDEEKDLQLCAINLTVPSENSSEPISYRLPEQFCLQLDDANIN; encoded by the coding sequence ATGGACGAACCCCAGACAGTGCGAGAAATTCACCTAAACATTACTGATGGCGATAAAAATGTCGTGGCTTTGTTGAGTGACGCTGCTAAATTATCTCATCAAGAGATCAAGCAAGCGATGCAAAAAGGCTGTGTTTGGCATACACGCAACAAACACACACAACGTTTGCGTCGAAGTAAAAAGGCGCTAAATATCGGTGATGAAATCCATATGTATCATAACCCCGATATTTTAAATCAGTCTGTTCAAGCGGCGCAATTATTGAAAGACGAGGGCGATTACAGCGTCTGGTATAAGCCTTATGGTATGTTGTGCCAAGGTTCAAAATGGAGCGATCATACAACCATTAATCGATTCGTTGGAACCAACTTAAAACCGCAGCGTCCGGCGTTTTTAGTGCACAGATTAGATAGAGCAACTACCGGTGTTATGGTAATTGCCCATAGTAAACACAAAGCGCGTTTTTTAGCGCAAGCGTTCGAGCAGCGTCAGACTGAAAAATACTATCAAGCTATTGTTCATGGTAAATTTGAGCACAGCGAAAACCCGTTAACGATTGACTTGGATATTGATAGCAAGAAAGCCGTTAGCCATGTGCGCCTGATTAGTTTTGATATGAACGCCAATTGTTCTTTAGTTGAAGTGAAAATAGACACTGGCAGAAAACACCAAATCCGAAAACACCTTGCTGCAATCGACTTTCCCATTGTTGGTGACCGTTTGCATGGCATCGCCGATAACGATGAAGAAAAAGATCTACAGTTATGTGCAATCAACTTAACCGTACCGAGTGAAAATAGCTCTGAACCGATATCTTATCGCTTACCAGAGCAATTTTGCTTACAACTTGATGACGCTAACATTAACTAA
- the megL gene encoding methionine gamma-lyase: protein MKDNSHIDTQAIHAGRINDEQFGSLATPLYQTSTFIFDNAKQGADRFSGDQEGYIYTRLGNPTTRQLEQRMAALEGMEDAAATATGMAAVSAALMANLSAGDHLIASKAVYGCSYALMAHQLTRFGVEVSFVDMSDIKNIEAALQANTKVIFLETPINPNLVVIDLEMIGKISKEHNLISIVDNTFLTPILQRPVEFDIDIVIHSATKYLNGHGDVVAGIVCGSAEMINHIKLTVLKDIGATISPHDAWLILRGMKTLPIRMERHCQSAQVVAEYLQSHALVSQVFYPGLKTHSGYKYIGKQMRDAGGVIAFEIKGDINDGAKLINQMKLFSIAVSLGDAESLIQHPASMTHSPYSQEERLDAGISDGLIRISVGLENVNDIISDLEQALNSIRSVNRPASQSNKVVNFS, encoded by the coding sequence ATGAAAGATAACAGCCACATCGACACTCAGGCAATTCATGCAGGTCGTATTAACGACGAGCAATTTGGTTCGCTAGCAACGCCGCTATATCAAACATCGACGTTTATATTCGATAATGCGAAACAAGGAGCAGATAGGTTTTCTGGTGATCAAGAAGGATATATATATACCCGTTTAGGTAACCCAACGACCCGCCAACTTGAACAACGAATGGCAGCTTTAGAAGGTATGGAAGATGCAGCAGCCACTGCGACAGGTATGGCAGCAGTGTCGGCCGCCTTAATGGCAAACTTGTCAGCGGGTGATCATTTAATCGCATCGAAAGCCGTTTATGGTTGTTCATATGCCTTAATGGCCCATCAATTAACACGGTTTGGTGTTGAAGTAAGTTTTGTCGACATGAGTGATATTAAAAATATTGAAGCAGCGCTGCAAGCAAATACAAAAGTGATTTTTCTCGAAACGCCAATAAACCCTAATTTAGTCGTCATTGATTTGGAAATGATAGGTAAAATAAGTAAAGAACATAACCTTATTTCAATTGTCGATAATACCTTTTTAACACCAATTCTGCAGCGACCAGTAGAGTTTGATATCGATATTGTCATTCATAGTGCGACTAAATATTTAAATGGCCATGGTGACGTTGTTGCAGGCATTGTTTGTGGTAGCGCAGAGATGATCAATCACATAAAACTCACGGTATTAAAAGACATCGGTGCAACCATAAGCCCACATGACGCTTGGTTAATATTACGAGGTATGAAAACATTGCCAATTCGCATGGAACGACACTGTCAAAGCGCACAAGTTGTTGCAGAGTATTTGCAAAGCCATGCACTTGTAAGCCAGGTATTCTACCCTGGTTTAAAAACTCATAGCGGCTACAAGTATATCGGCAAACAAATGCGCGACGCTGGTGGCGTCATTGCATTTGAAATTAAGGGAGATATTAATGATGGCGCTAAACTGATTAACCAAATGAAATTATTTAGTATCGCCGTGAGCTTAGGCGACGCTGAGTCACTTATTCAGCACCCTGCTTCAATGACGCATTCACCTTATAGCCAAGAAGAACGATTAGACGCAGGCATTAGCGATGGCCTTATTCGAATTTCCGTTGGATTAGAAAATGTAAATGACATTATTAGTGATTTAGAGCAGGCGCTTAATTCAATCAGGTCTGTCAATCGCCCTGCCTCGCAATCCAATAAGGTGGTGAATTTTAGTTAA
- a CDS encoding sigma 54-interacting transcriptional regulator: MRLEISTQDRVGMTQEILAVFAHHRWDISAMEVSQYHVYLQLPNKQIEVSEIATKLNSVSGVEAIKVIELLPGERKSQQLEVLLAKIPEPIIDIDKNGFILTANLTACDALNMDANEVIGKPLNHFIKQRLRIYLSGQAATQEVTFASKQYYADITPIKSVGANDGAINGAIIVLRSLENVGRHLSHYQTGHSHGFDSIIGTSPAIEQLKQQTKRFASLELPVLITGETGTGKELLAQALHDNGNRSGKPFLAINCASLPEHLLESELFGYESGAFTGARSAGKPGLFELADGGTIFLDEIAEMPVYLQAKLLRFLEDYKLRRLGGLTDRKVDIRIISATHQPLVEKVQAKLFREDLYYRLNVLNLQLPSLKHRKEDIPLLTAHFISNAAKQVNLQHVNLSPEALQKIIDYAWPGNVRQLQNILFRVVALAQTDEISAEEVEFDDKAIIDFQNNELNSIDGLNWQQAQQQFEQTLLRSLYPLYPSTRKLAQRLQVSHNKIAMKLRQYDIVATV, encoded by the coding sequence ATGAGACTCGAAATTTCGACACAAGATAGGGTTGGAATGACACAAGAAATTCTTGCGGTCTTTGCTCATCATCGCTGGGATATTTCAGCGATGGAGGTGAGTCAATATCATGTATACCTGCAGCTACCAAATAAACAAATCGAAGTATCTGAAATCGCCACTAAGCTAAACTCAGTGAGTGGTGTTGAAGCGATAAAGGTTATTGAGTTGCTTCCAGGTGAGCGCAAATCTCAACAGCTCGAAGTTCTTTTGGCTAAGATACCAGAGCCGATCATAGATATAGATAAAAATGGCTTTATTCTTACTGCTAACCTAACCGCCTGTGATGCATTAAATATGGATGCAAACGAGGTTATAGGGAAACCGTTAAATCATTTTATTAAGCAACGATTGCGTATTTACTTAAGTGGTCAAGCCGCAACGCAAGAAGTCACTTTCGCTAGCAAGCAATATTACGCTGACATTACCCCGATAAAATCTGTAGGCGCTAATGACGGGGCTATAAACGGCGCGATTATCGTACTACGTAGCTTAGAAAATGTTGGGCGACATTTGTCACATTATCAAACTGGGCATTCTCACGGGTTCGATTCTATCATTGGAACATCACCAGCCATTGAACAGCTTAAGCAACAAACGAAACGTTTCGCTAGTTTAGAGCTACCCGTACTTATTACTGGTGAGACAGGGACCGGGAAGGAGCTTTTAGCACAAGCCTTGCATGATAATGGTAATCGTTCGGGCAAACCTTTCTTAGCAATTAATTGTGCATCGTTACCAGAGCATTTACTCGAGTCTGAATTATTTGGTTATGAATCTGGTGCATTTACCGGTGCTCGCAGTGCCGGTAAGCCAGGCTTATTTGAGCTTGCTGATGGCGGTACAATATTCTTAGATGAGATTGCTGAAATGCCAGTGTATTTGCAGGCAAAATTACTTCGCTTTCTCGAAGATTATAAATTGCGCCGTTTAGGCGGACTTACCGATAGAAAAGTCGATATAAGAATTATTAGTGCAACCCATCAACCGCTCGTTGAAAAAGTACAGGCAAAGCTTTTTCGAGAAGATCTATATTATCGGTTAAACGTATTAAATTTGCAGTTGCCATCATTAAAACACCGCAAAGAAGACATCCCGTTGCTGACGGCCCACTTTATTTCCAATGCAGCGAAACAGGTAAATTTGCAGCATGTAAACTTGTCACCAGAGGCGTTACAGAAAATTATTGATTATGCATGGCCCGGTAATGTTAGGCAGTTACAAAACATTCTTTTTCGCGTCGTAGCATTGGCACAAACTGACGAAATTTCAGCGGAAGAAGTGGAATTTGATGATAAAGCCATTATTGACTTTCAGAATAATGAGCTGAACTCGATTGATGGCTTAAACTGGCAACAAGCGCAGCAACAATTTGAGCAAACGCTATTACGCAGTTTGTATCCTTTGTACCCATCGACGAGAAAGTTAGCTCAACGTTTGCAGGTATCTCATAATAAAATTGCGATGAAGCTTCGCCAATATGACATAGTCGCCACCGTCTAA
- a CDS encoding FKBP-type peptidyl-prolyl cis-trans isomerase → MNIENNKVVVMHYAVMDSEENLIDSSYDHKPLAFIHGNGFLIPGLESELNGKKVGDKFVADVAAADGYGERHDGFVQTVPKEMFQGIEDLDVGMQLRAQTDEGEQTVIVIGVDEDEITVDGNHPLAGIDLKFEVEILEVRDATEEEIQHGHVHGEGGCGHNH, encoded by the coding sequence ATGAATATTGAAAATAACAAAGTTGTCGTAATGCACTACGCCGTAATGGACAGCGAAGAAAACCTAATCGACAGCTCTTACGATCACAAGCCACTTGCGTTTATCCATGGCAATGGTTTCTTGATCCCTGGATTAGAAAGCGAATTAAATGGTAAAAAAGTGGGCGATAAATTTGTCGCTGACGTTGCTGCAGCAGACGGTTACGGCGAACGACACGACGGCTTTGTACAAACTGTTCCAAAAGAAATGTTTCAAGGTATTGAAGACTTAGATGTTGGCATGCAATTGCGTGCTCAAACAGATGAAGGTGAACAAACAGTGATCGTTATAGGTGTTGATGAAGATGAAATTACTGTTGATGGTAATCATCCTTTAGCGGGTATCGATTTAAAATTTGAAGTTGAAATCTTAGAAGTGCGTGATGCGACCGAAGAAGAGATTCAACACGGCCATGTGCACGGTGAAGGCGGATGTGGTCATAACCACTAA
- the ygfZ gene encoding tRNA-modifying protein YgfZ, giving the protein MNLKSALPNAVNLPQSYAIKVDNISAISVVGEEQDSYLQGQLTCDLEQLKVKPLLNGSHCDAKGKLFSSFRLIRHNNANLLISATDAMQASMKELQKFGVFAKVEITAAEVSFLALTGSESEDTLKQRYQALPDSFTPVVSQGGVSIAYISGVKDFYLVIASDEEIEELSSSLTLDIYTSEVWVLNEIQSGFPHLGENSIREYVPQMLNMQHLNGISFTKGCYLGQETVARMKYLGKNKKALFALKSNTNETPNSLSTLEKQVGENWRRGGEIICHYVSDDGEVYLQAVLANDTEEDAVLRLKDNPDIEFNLLSLPYSLEAE; this is encoded by the coding sequence ATGAATCTTAAAAGTGCCTTACCAAATGCTGTCAATCTGCCACAAAGCTACGCTATTAAAGTAGATAATATTTCTGCTATTAGTGTGGTAGGTGAAGAACAAGACTCTTACCTGCAAGGTCAATTAACCTGTGACCTTGAGCAGTTAAAAGTTAAACCATTACTTAACGGTAGTCATTGTGATGCTAAGGGAAAGCTGTTTTCATCATTTCGTTTAATACGTCACAATAATGCTAATTTATTAATTTCGGCAACGGATGCGATGCAAGCTTCAATGAAAGAACTGCAAAAATTTGGAGTCTTCGCCAAAGTTGAAATCACAGCGGCTGAAGTGAGCTTTTTAGCATTAACGGGCAGTGAATCAGAAGATACTTTAAAACAACGATACCAGGCTTTACCTGACTCGTTTACACCTGTAGTAAGTCAAGGAGGTGTTTCAATTGCCTATATCTCTGGTGTTAAAGATTTTTATCTTGTTATCGCCAGCGATGAGGAAATTGAAGAACTGTCATCGTCTCTTACGTTAGATATATACACAAGCGAGGTTTGGGTCCTTAATGAAATACAATCAGGTTTTCCACACTTAGGCGAAAATAGCATTCGCGAATACGTACCGCAAATGTTAAATATGCAACACTTGAATGGCATCAGCTTTACTAAAGGCTGTTACCTCGGGCAAGAAACAGTTGCTCGAATGAAATACTTAGGTAAAAACAAGAAAGCGCTGTTTGCGTTAAAATCGAACACCAACGAAACCCCTAACAGTTTGTCTACACTAGAAAAGCAAGTCGGAGAAAATTGGCGCCGCGGCGGTGAAATAATTTGTCATTACGTAAGCGATGACGGTGAAGTTTATCTTCAAGCAGTACTTGCAAATGACACCGAAGAAGACGCAGTGCTGCGTCTAAAAGATAATCCAGATATTGAATTTAATTTGCTATCATTACCTTATTCTCTTGAAGCAGAGTAA
- a CDS encoding succinate dehydrogenase assembly factor 2: MSVSNYKARIRWACRRGMLELDVLFMPFVDEVWDSLTDKQKAIFERLLEGDDPELFAWFMGHEECKDEELNTMVQLILNRVKV; this comes from the coding sequence ATGTCGGTTTCTAATTATAAAGCAAGAATACGTTGGGCTTGTCGTCGCGGTATGCTCGAACTCGATGTGTTATTTATGCCATTTGTTGATGAAGTATGGGATAGTTTAACTGACAAACAAAAAGCAATTTTCGAGAGATTACTAGAAGGTGACGATCCTGAACTTTTTGCTTGGTTTATGGGGCATGAGGAATGCAAGGATGAAGAACTCAACACTATGGTGCAGCTTATACTCAACCGAGTTAAAGTATAA
- the nadB gene encoding L-aspartate oxidase, whose product MKKQHNCDVMIVGSGAAGLTLALKLANYADVIILSKASINEGSTYYAQGGIAAVFDENDSIDAHVEDTLVAGNGLCDEDVVRFTAENAKESMQWLISQGVNFDQETDNQGETKFHLTREGGHSHRRILHAADATGRAVQTTLAQRVKQHSRIRVFERFNVIDLIKSTDQSNERCIGAYVWNRNSEKVEAVHAKKTILATGGASKVYQYTSNPDIASGDGIAMAWRAGCRVANMEFNQFHPTCLFHPQAGTFLLTEALRGEGAILRRPDGSRFMPEFDERAELAPRDVVARAIDFEMKRLGADCMFLDISHKDADFIKQHFPTIYEKTSKLGIDMTKEPLPVVPAAHYTCGGVMVSENGETDLANLYAIGEVSYTGLHGANRMASNSLLECFVYARSAAKHIIDTIDSKQKIIRIPNWDESRVTDSDEEVVIQHNWHELRLFMWDYVGIVRTTKRLQRALNRVHLLQSEIQEYYRHFKVSNNLLELRNLVQVAELIILSALERKESRGLHYTLDYPEQLEKTKPTILIKPEHNEKS is encoded by the coding sequence ATGAAGAAGCAACATAATTGTGATGTAATGATTGTTGGTAGTGGTGCGGCGGGTTTAACGTTAGCATTAAAGCTAGCAAATTATGCCGATGTTATCATCCTTAGCAAGGCATCAATCAATGAAGGCTCTACCTATTATGCGCAAGGCGGTATTGCCGCAGTATTTGATGAAAATGATTCAATCGATGCTCATGTTGAGGACACTTTAGTTGCTGGCAATGGCCTTTGCGATGAAGATGTTGTGCGTTTCACCGCCGAAAATGCCAAAGAGTCGATGCAATGGTTGATTTCTCAAGGCGTTAACTTTGATCAAGAGACAGATAATCAAGGTGAAACAAAGTTTCACTTAACCCGCGAAGGCGGGCACAGTCATCGTCGCATATTGCACGCCGCCGATGCTACCGGACGAGCTGTGCAAACAACACTTGCACAACGGGTAAAACAGCACAGTCGTATACGAGTATTTGAACGCTTTAATGTTATCGACTTAATTAAGTCAACTGATCAAAGCAACGAGCGCTGTATCGGCGCTTATGTTTGGAATCGAAACAGCGAAAAAGTTGAAGCCGTCCATGCCAAGAAAACAATACTTGCCACAGGCGGAGCCAGTAAAGTTTATCAATATACTTCTAATCCAGATATTGCTAGTGGCGACGGCATTGCAATGGCGTGGCGTGCCGGTTGTCGCGTGGCGAACATGGAGTTCAACCAATTTCATCCTACTTGCCTTTTCCATCCTCAAGCTGGTACGTTTTTATTAACCGAAGCGTTACGTGGTGAAGGTGCGATATTACGCCGTCCTGATGGCAGTCGATTTATGCCCGAATTTGATGAACGAGCTGAACTAGCACCTCGCGACGTTGTCGCTCGCGCTATCGATTTTGAGATGAAACGATTGGGTGCCGACTGTATGTTTCTTGATATTAGCCACAAAGATGCAGACTTTATCAAACAACATTTCCCGACCATTTATGAAAAAACGAGTAAGCTTGGCATTGATATGACCAAGGAGCCTTTACCGGTTGTGCCTGCCGCACATTATACTTGTGGCGGTGTTATGGTTAGTGAAAATGGAGAAACCGACCTTGCTAATTTATATGCCATAGGTGAAGTAAGTTACACTGGTCTACATGGTGCGAACCGTATGGCAAGTAACTCATTGCTGGAATGTTTTGTTTATGCTCGCTCGGCAGCGAAACACATCATTGACACGATAGACAGCAAACAAAAAATTATCCGCATTCCAAATTGGGATGAATCACGAGTAACCGATTCAGATGAAGAAGTTGTCATTCAACATAACTGGCACGAATTAAGATTATTTATGTGGGATTATGTTGGCATTGTTAGAACCACTAAACGTTTGCAAAGAGCACTTAATCGAGTTCATTTATTGCAGTCCGAAATACAAGAATATTACAGACACTTTAAAGTCAGTAATAACTTATTAGAGCTACGTAATTTAGTGCAAGTCGCTGAGCTTATCATTCTTAGTGCCCTTGAGCGAAAAGAAAGTCGAGGTTTACATTACACCCTTGATTACCCTGAACAGCTTGAAAAAACCAAGCCAACCATACTCATTAAGCCTGAGCATAATGAGAAGTCATAA
- the rpoE gene encoding RNA polymerase sigma factor RpoE → MSKQNVDQMLVEQVQKGDKEAFNLLVKKYQQKVMNLVSRYVKNQADVADVTQEAFIKAYRALANFRGDSAFYTWLYRIAVNTAKNHLMASSRKPPGSDIEVEDAEFYDSGEALRENASPERLLLTDEIRQMVFDTIEQLPQELRTAINLRELEGLSYEEIATVMDCPVGTVRSRIFRARDAVDKKIRPLLQK, encoded by the coding sequence ATGAGCAAGCAAAATGTTGATCAGATGTTGGTGGAACAGGTGCAAAAGGGTGATAAAGAAGCCTTTAACCTGTTAGTAAAAAAGTATCAGCAAAAAGTAATGAATTTAGTATCGCGCTATGTCAAAAACCAAGCAGATGTTGCAGATGTCACTCAAGAAGCGTTTATTAAAGCGTATCGGGCTCTTGCTAATTTTAGAGGTGACAGTGCGTTCTATACCTGGCTGTATCGAATCGCGGTAAATACCGCAAAAAATCATTTAATGGCGAGCTCAAGGAAGCCACCCGGTAGTGATATTGAAGTTGAAGATGCAGAGTTTTATGATAGCGGAGAGGCGTTGCGTGAAAACGCATCACCAGAACGATTATTATTAACCGACGAAATTCGTCAAATGGTCTTCGATACAATCGAACAGTTACCCCAAGAATTGCGTACGGCAATTAACCTGAGGGAACTAGAAGGCTTGAGTTATGAAGAAATTGCTACGGTAATGGACTGCCCTGTAGGTACGGTAAGATCGCGTATTTTTAGAGCGCGAGATGCCGTAGATAAGAAAATAAGGCCTCTTTTACAGAAGTAG
- a CDS encoding sigma-E factor negative regulatory protein, translated as MNEKKFEQLSSLVDDQDHNVALLKDVKQNDELSDAYGRYHLIGDIMRDERSDFANIDLSVNIAEAIAQEPTVFAPKMSNSVVNRVKAKVVNFVKPVGQMAIAASAAGLMVLGVQQANTDDGEQMVPSQVWQPLPVAGFADPVSYNFPQQSESDSRKVMIERQQRMQSLLADHEMQIKLKAKGKAEQIKQPNEQ; from the coding sequence ATGAATGAAAAGAAGTTCGAACAACTATCGTCATTAGTTGATGATCAAGATCATAATGTCGCTTTGTTGAAAGATGTAAAGCAAAACGATGAACTTAGTGATGCTTATGGTCGATATCATCTAATTGGCGATATAATGCGTGATGAACGCAGTGATTTCGCTAATATAGATTTAAGCGTAAATATAGCCGAAGCTATTGCGCAAGAACCAACCGTATTTGCTCCTAAAATGAGTAATTCAGTTGTTAATCGAGTTAAGGCTAAGGTCGTAAATTTTGTTAAGCCTGTAGGGCAAATGGCAATTGCTGCTTCTGCTGCTGGATTAATGGTTTTAGGTGTACAGCAAGCTAATACAGATGATGGTGAACAAATGGTACCATCACAAGTATGGCAACCTCTACCAGTGGCCGGTTTTGCTGACCCTGTTAGTTATAACTTCCCTCAACAAAGTGAATCTGATTCACGTAAAGTGATGATTGAGCGCCAGCAACGCATGCAAAGTCTATTAGCTGACCATGAAATGCAAATTAAACTAAAAGCAAAAGGCAAAGCTGAGCAAATTAAGCAACCGAATGAACAATAA